In the genome of Andrena cerasifolii isolate SP2316 chromosome 5, iyAndCera1_principal, whole genome shotgun sequence, one region contains:
- the Dysb gene encoding dystrobrevin binding protein dysbindin isoform X2 gives MEGERGYLDTIRGLSISETPKHKKSVNVRNVNYDAGADILHRYQLQWNELHELAEENAGKAQVADKLVGTIYEKLEQEWRNITCLNSSLAYIPKINNAIQDLMDQIGTLQEMFEEVEGAIYRLEDLNEMLDLQSRQLDHRFQLALYKEKKLAELNMVKATLANEHIERVSNYELKQQKMMKERRDTFEEVFKEELEEYKATGSISKLPVTQKGPSLDEIVLDVDSTIFNEFLED, from the exons TATACGAGGATTATCTATTTCTGAGACTCCGAAGCACAAGAAGTCTGTCAATGTCAGAAATGTTAATTACGATGCGGGAGCAGATATCTTGCACAGATATCAGCTACAATGGAACGAGTTACACGAGCTTGCAGAGGAGAATGCGGGGAAAGCCCAAGTGGCTGATAAGCTCGTAGGGACTATTTATGAGAAGCTCGAGCAGGAGTGGAGGAATATTACATGCCTAAATAGCAGCCTAGCTTATATCCCAAAAATCAACAACGCGATACAAGATCTCATGGACCAAATAG GAACGTTACAAGAAATGTTCGAGGAAGTAGAAGGAGCTATTTATCGGTTGGAAGATTTAAATGAAATGTTGGATTTGCAAAGCAGGCAACTGGATCACAGATTTCAGTTGGCTTTGTACAAAGAGAAGAAGCTTGCGGAGCTGAATATGGTTAAAG CGACATTGGCCAACGAGCACATCGAAAGAGTCTCGAACTATGAACTCAAGCAACAGAAGATGATGAAAGAAAGACGAGATACGTTCGAGGAAGTCTTTAAAGAGGAACTTGAGGAGTATAAAGCAACAGGATCTATATCTA AATTACCGGTGACGCAAAAAGGGCCTTCTTTAGATGAGATTGTTTTAGATGTAGATTCAACgatatttaatgaatttttggAAGATTAG
- the Dysb gene encoding dystrobrevin binding protein dysbindin isoform X1, with protein MFGTWRNKFQTVQEGISASIRGLSISETPKHKKSVNVRNVNYDAGADILHRYQLQWNELHELAEENAGKAQVADKLVGTIYEKLEQEWRNITCLNSSLAYIPKINNAIQDLMDQIGTLQEMFEEVEGAIYRLEDLNEMLDLQSRQLDHRFQLALYKEKKLAELNMVKATLANEHIERVSNYELKQQKMMKERRDTFEEVFKEELEEYKATGSISKLPVTQKGPSLDEIVLDVDSTIFNEFLED; from the exons ATGTTTGGGACCTGGCGTAATAAATTTCAAACAGTGCAGGAAGGTATATCAGCTAG TATACGAGGATTATCTATTTCTGAGACTCCGAAGCACAAGAAGTCTGTCAATGTCAGAAATGTTAATTACGATGCGGGAGCAGATATCTTGCACAGATATCAGCTACAATGGAACGAGTTACACGAGCTTGCAGAGGAGAATGCGGGGAAAGCCCAAGTGGCTGATAAGCTCGTAGGGACTATTTATGAGAAGCTCGAGCAGGAGTGGAGGAATATTACATGCCTAAATAGCAGCCTAGCTTATATCCCAAAAATCAACAACGCGATACAAGATCTCATGGACCAAATAG GAACGTTACAAGAAATGTTCGAGGAAGTAGAAGGAGCTATTTATCGGTTGGAAGATTTAAATGAAATGTTGGATTTGCAAAGCAGGCAACTGGATCACAGATTTCAGTTGGCTTTGTACAAAGAGAAGAAGCTTGCGGAGCTGAATATGGTTAAAG CGACATTGGCCAACGAGCACATCGAAAGAGTCTCGAACTATGAACTCAAGCAACAGAAGATGATGAAAGAAAGACGAGATACGTTCGAGGAAGTCTTTAAAGAGGAACTTGAGGAGTATAAAGCAACAGGATCTATATCTA AATTACCGGTGACGCAAAAAGGGCCTTCTTTAGATGAGATTGTTTTAGATGTAGATTCAACgatatttaatgaatttttggAAGATTAG